CTCTCTCAGAGAATGATGATCTACCGGATGTAGACGATCGTCTTCGTTGGTTGAGTTACCGCTTGTTTCATTGGGCTGTTGAGTTACCTGTGTATTCACGTGCTGTTCATTTGATGTTTCCGGTCGTTGTTGGCTCGCGTCGGTTTTCGTTCTCTCTTCTCGTCGTGGTGGGTTTCTTGCTACAGCTGCGAAACTACGCTGGAATGGAGCTGTGAGTGCTGAGAGGGGGACCTGCTGGCGTCGCTTATTTCTGGCTTCACGCATCGTCACACGATCGGTTACCCTGATGGACTGTATCTCAAGTTCATCTTGATAAATCGGACATGTTCGAGAAAGCGCGTTGTGCTCTCCTCGACAGTTAACACACGTGGTGGGATGTTGGCATGGAGTTTTATCGTGAAACAGATCTGCACAGGCAGCGCAAATTCTGTTACTCTTGCAGCTATCTTTTTTGTGTCCGAAACGCAGACACACAGTACATCGCATGGGATTTGGCACATACATGCGAACTGTACAGTTGTAGAATCCGCAGTCAATTGTGCGAGGAAGATAACTTAGGTTGAAGGTCAAAATAAATGAACCAGTATCTTCTAACTTGCCGCCACTGTTTTTTCGTTGAATTCTTTTTACCTCTTTAACATTGGAGTCAACCAACCACTCCAAAATCTCTTCGTCCTTCATTTTGTTAAGGTCAGGGCAGAAAATGGTACCTTTGCTGATGTTCATTGACTCGTGTTCCGTTACTTTGATATTGACACCTTCACAGAACGTTGTAGCCTTTAGAACTTTTTCAGCTTGCTGTCGGTTGAGGGTTTTAAGCAATAACGTACCTTGCTTAAATCGAGAGATTTGGATTCCTTTGGAAATGTTGTCGATACATTTTTTAATCCAAAAGGGGTTTAACTCCGTCATGTCCTTTTTCTCGTCCGTTCGGGTAACGATCAAGAATCGACCGCCATTGTCTTTTGGGTCGAATTTCAGTTGCTTTTGGAACACATGGTCACTTGTAACATCTCGAGTTACGGGTCGTTTATTTCCACGTTTTCTTTTCCACGCAACGTTGGTGAATTGGTCTGTGTCCGTTTCGTCTCCTAACGCCCAAAACCGGGAACCTGTCCCGTAGGATGGGCCCCCGCCGGAATCGTCTCCCATCGCTCCGACCACTTCTTAgtcttttttataaactttcactCAGCACAAATATAAAAACACTCACGAGGCTAGATAAATGATATATCTATTACAACAGTCGCTCTGAAAAACGTGTTTCTCGCTCGACGGTTGGAACTAGAATATGAGGATGTtttatgtatacattttttttccaggcTGATTCTTCTTCGAGTTCTCTACAGCATCCACCAGACTCTGTCACAATGAGGAGTTGTGTGTGTTGCATTGCATGAAGCAATTTCATTCAAAGGGTGGGGAGGTGGGGTTTTTCGTTTGGAGTTATGCATGGTATCAAAAGCCATGCCATTGTCAATTACTGTCTTGGAGAAGCTGCtgccagctttttttttatcttgctgCTCCCCCCGATCTGTGGCAACGTTATAAAATGTTtatattgaacaattttttacgGCCTCAGAAGCAGAAGCTGACTGGCACAAGGTTATAAATCTCCCCGGTGAATGTTTTCTTTTGCGAGGAATTGCATTTTTCCATATCTTTAGCCAAGGGTTTATGCTGCTGCTCGAACCAAGATAATGAATTCCTGGTACATGAACTTCCAATACGGGTGTTATCCACAATGAATGGATTACCCTTCTACACTACATGCATCGAATATTGTGTTTTATGGGGCCAATTGATGCTGTCCGTTGGAAAAAAGTCGTCTGATGTGGTGAATGTAGATAAAATATTCAACATCGTTGAACTGAGCTAAGGTAACGGTGAAATGAAGGCTCCACTTTGTCCTGGATCCAAGAATTGATCAATCTCTTAGCTGATGTTATGTCGTTTAAAAGATGGCccaatgaagaaaataaaatatcgaCTTGATAAACAGTTGTTTAAGGTTGGCCGAAAACAGAGAATCATACCCTTTCCGAACCattaacaaaagtaaaaaaaacaaaggttttcCATTGTAGTAAGCATACATTTTTGGCATgcttgaaagaaaaattaaaattcatataaacCAAACAGTAACATATAaaccaaaatcaacaaaaaattacacttgTATAGTCAAGCAATGTGccctgttgataaatttttctagCAATTGATCCGATGTTCCGACAAAGATAAAccaacatttaattgaaaaagcatttttcaTGTACCTTCCTACCTACCTGGTTAGCGGGCTAAGTTCGGTTTCAGCTCATGTTATATTTACGATCAGCAACAATCGGAGAGAAACTATTAATGGAAGCTAAAACACCGATGATGTCAATCAACTATCTACCTACATATTCcatttgatttttatgtttcatctATACTGATTCGCGATGTGTATTCGCTTTCGATTCGATTAAGGAATGTTATGTGGCTCGATTTTTTTGTCTCAGTCGGTTTAAAAATGTGAGTGCAAATATGTTTTGGTGGTTTTGTGGGGTAGATAAAAACAGTTGACATTCATTAGTAGCGAACCGTTAGccggaaatagaaaaaaaaaatcaggtgaTGCTTTCAGTTCCAAAGTTTTGAGAACGACGGAAgaaatgaaaacatatttgCAGCTGAATCTAACGATAGCACTTTGTTCGTTGGAAAAAACTAAGATTGTGCTTAAATTTCAGCAAATAAAGTAACAATAATAAGTCAAATTGAAGGTGAAGTCAAGCGGAGGAAACAATTTATTCCCTGTTTACAGTAATCTCTCTTGATATgtatatggcgaccgtcattttttaattacagTGAGCGAATTAAGAATTGTACTACTACgtgttttgcttgaaaaatattaacggtaaaaaattatcaaaattttcagtttgttTAACACTGTTCAGTAATTAAATCAAGCataaattgacattttttggatattttttatttcgcacccttttttcatatttttggtccccAACGCCTATTGCTTGCgttatatgaaaaaagggtgcgaaataaaaaaaaagtaccacTAATGTTTTACACAACAATCATCTTAAAAATTACTTATAAAAGTTATGCACTTTTACAAAGTAATTTCTTAGAAATTAGAAATGCTTCTACAACTGAAtagataatttaatttttaagaatgTTCTAGTATTCCGAAGGTTTTAAAAgaggtttttaagaaattttcctcCAGCGCTTaggaatttgacatttgagtcaGGGCTGTAACtgcctcatggggggggggtttaggttgattttttttgtagttttagaATTATTTGAGTATCCAatttaagttcttttacattaatagtttttcgtaaaaaaaaaagttacttttgaaaatatgtccaaaaacaaattaaaggctaagctgattttttttaaaaagcttttagTAACGAGGTACTGACTTTCATCGATGattataacttttgaatatGCTCCAGAGTCTAGTAGATATAGTTCATTCGATTTGAGcgtaaaaaaagttcttttagGTCGACAAGTTCTTAAAAATAACTTCGATTCTCAACTCAAATAAACTTATCATACCAAATCCTTGAGacaattgaaatgttttaaacatcgatgttattgaataaaaaattcaaaagataaaggaaaagattaaaaatttgtagttaaaatcTGAGCATTGCAAATTTGAGCAAACTTAAGATTCTAGTTTAAAAATTAGCTCTtgtaaaaactgcaatattaataatcttaaactaaggttgtcagaatctTTTCAGTACGTAGCCGGGCCGAACAATCCgaacaattttatataaattttgggaaaatttgacctttttatttctaaatttacgaccaaaaatccgagcaacaTCCAGgcaatttttgttaaaacccagaaattactcaaaaaaaatcaagaaaaaaatttgttttgctcAGGACCTTTTGGATATGGAATGAAAACTTGTTTCTAGTAGGACGTCCGAAACTGAAGAGagcatttatttcaattttatccttTATAGTACTTTTTCGCGAGCGAACAgtttaacaaaataaacaattaaactatcgacttccatctgtaccgttgagccgtcaacacgtacgccggagcatcgtatcgttgctgtgtacctgcaggaacattttacattatttattgtttccttacctgtatttcaatcagcacttttcagtgctaaaattattttcattttcttttattcatattttctcttttctttccagcatggggaagtcttcggccggctcaagggccggaagaaaacggattgctgaacctaatctaGGGCcatcttagcttagcttagcttagcttgattgactactcacatccacctttaatcattgaacccgaaatgcttcacCAATAATTTTTGAATCGAATTTTCTTTGTTAAGGTATTTTCTATTTTAGATTTATTATGATCAGATTGTGATATAAGGATCACATTAATATTGTATTTcaaacatttcgaattccatgattgcaggtgtggctcagtagaattcattccacgtcgccaatggttgctactccgtgattgaccgaggccatcagttttgtacaaaggtcaaaagaatggttctTGGGAATAGGAGCTCATTCTCAgtgtacaaaactcatgctctctctttgaacatcaataacggcgccggccacgtcctagtagtcaatagatagattggaaaagagagaaaaggatgaaagaacaaatttgtgcattaggaccgaggtcacctctgcatcctagcaaataactTTTGGTTGGAGATTTGGGTGtagggatatgatcaggaaacacttttgacaagtgtgaTCAGatatttctagtttttttttctatgcttCTATAATTTCTTAGTTAATCCTTtcaattgtgattttttgttgttgagttttttttataacttagaACTTTTCGATGGCTGCAGTTTATCATTTTGCAAGCATTTTATAAAGTTCGGAAAACTTTGGTaacacgataaaaaaaaaaacttagccttttttgatattttgatccaTCTTTAAGCAAAGAATTTTGAAGACAAATTTTTATGAGTTAAGATCTAAtataatatgaatttaattGTGCATATCAGTAgataagtatttaaaaaatagattttaatgCATATAtacgatttgaaatttcttcaaggtgagaatttttgcttaaaaaactttacagttgaactagaaaaatataaagaaaaagtttaaacagggaaaaaaaaatataaataatttttcctcagtCTATTCCTTTAAaggttaaaatttaattctcgaGCAATCTTGTTTTCTTTTAATACTTCAACTAGACACAGTCAATGCTAATCTAATCTATTTTGCTACATTTTTCTATTTCGTTTGATAAAGTGCAATTTGGAAAGATAATCTCATTTTAGTTTTATGAGGTTGGAAAGCATTtagaaagattttttccaataaatttcaGAAACTGGTAGACTACCTTGGGGATCTTATGACATGgcactatttttttataaagtggGACAATGTAACCCAATTAAATACTTTtgtatttgtattattttgtatcttctaaaattctgtattatttttatatttatatagtttcataaagttattattatttaacTCATAGCTCTAAACATCATCTTTACTTTATGCATAAGCCAACTTTTTATGTCATCAATACTTTTGTATGGATTAATTCGAACTATAAACATTATATACAAGATACTAAGTACAATTAGTGATGCATGAAATACTTTATGAGTGATATACAAATAATATATTGTCAAAAGActacaataaactttaaaattgtaCTATTAATTTCCTTGAAACTCTACACAACGGCGCAAGTACacgtctttagattttttttaagtttttcacgTAATTCGggatgaatgattgaaaacaattaaaattccatgaaaaaagcgattttgaatttttttagaatttcttgAAATGTCTGTAAAGATACAAACATATGtacataattatttaaataaaatttgttcatcCAAGTACAAGTAATTGCTTTAAAGTCGTGTCATTTCGGATTATGAATATTCAagacttctcacttctcacattTCAttgcattaaataaaaaaaaacattataattaAGTTGAAAAGCTAGTTATTGTTTTAATAATATTGTGAGattgttttgaatatatttaaaatgtgaaaaaaatgttccatatAAAAAATGTGAGTTATTTGATATCGTCAAAAGCTTGTTTCTGACGCTATAGCAGATTAACGCCCTAATGTatacacaaaaatttcaaactgtaGCTATACTAGATTGAAGAAGCTTTTCCGAAAAAGCTTTTGTATAATATTGCATGAATTGCTTTGATAATTTATCTCCTGTCGGTTCGGAAGGGCTAATACCAGCCTCTTCTTAAAGATCTTTAGCTATCATTCCAAATTTATTATACCTGAGCATTTTTTTCTTACCCTTTCACCATAACAATTTTCACATCTCAATCTCAATTTAATATTCTTTCTTGAAacgaatttcttaaaaaaaaaaatcctggaaaaTTTTACAGACATTCCACACTAAAATATTGACAAATGCACGTATCTATAGTTCACTAATTACTATGAGAAAGCTAATACATGATGTTATCtaatatttacttttttgttgACTAGAGTCAGTAAGCTCAATTCACCAGTTACTTTTTATCCTTATTTACACAATTCGATGTATATTTACCAAAGCTTGTCAAACATTCAACTTGCGTAATTGAGACTATCGTCTTCAAAAACATACATTCACATACttcaaattccaaattcaatCATGAAATTCAGCCATGCCTCCCACAAAACTAATGTAACACCAACCTGTTTTTTAtctttcattattcaaaaatatattaaaacgcGTATTTATCTAAGcaaagaaatcaaataaattagAAAGTTGTTTTTGTATCAGTGCATTCTGCAGAAAGTTTCGTTCAAGTTCAGGTAGAGCTTTCGTTTGTAACTTGTACACAAGTTTGAATGAAATGTTATTACtgtacttgaaatatttctcgaGAAACATTTCATGCCttgtaaaagagaaaaaaaaagttggaaattcCTAATTTTACAAATCAGGAAATAAGCAAAATGGCAATATTATTTGTAAAAGtgagaaataaataaacaacttaGCTTTAGATAAATGTTCCCAATTTATCGCCAAAAGTCAGCCAGCAATGGACCGTCTTTCAAGCGGAATTCTGCTCATCCGGAAGGCATAGCACCAGCCCCTTTTTCGTCCAACCACTTTTCGACTTAAAAATGCACTTTAATTGTTTCACTACCGTATTAAAACacttttcaatttaataaaaaactaaaCACTAGTAAACACACGGCTATTTTATCCTATCCAATCACTTTTTAATCTCTTTTTCGgacaaatattatcaaaattccacaactaaATTTTATGCAACCTTACTCCAACAGTGTTGCTAGCCGACCTCTGAACCTAATctagggccatctgccaaaaaagttgaaatttccaattcattcgatgtccttcataacatcggtgatgaggaaatattcatatttaattctgataagagtactaagaaaccttcttcttcttatactcttaaaaacgaaaagattccaccattaacggtcacgattcctgacttcaatgcctttcgaaaagaaatcgtcacttccgtcaaggatgtgaagatttcttttcagatcggtcgaaggggaactgctcgtatattggcggaatcttttaatgattttcaaaaggttttaaattatttgaataataaaaaacaccaattttttacgtacgacgctagaagtgatcgtccatttaaagttgtacttcgtggtctcactggcgatcagacaccggatgagatcacagctgaattaaat
This sequence is a window from Uranotaenia lowii strain MFRU-FL chromosome 3, ASM2978415v1, whole genome shotgun sequence. Protein-coding genes within it:
- the LOC129752262 gene encoding uncharacterized protein LOC129752262 → MGDDSGGGPSYGTGSRFWALGDETDTDQFTNVAWKRKRGNKRPVTRDVTSDHVFQKQLKFDPKDNGGRFLIVTRTDEKKDMTELNPFWIKKCIDNISKGIQISRFKQGTLLLKTLNRQQAEKVLKATTFCEGVNIKVTEHESMNISKGTIFCPDLNKMKDEEILEWLVDSNVKEVKRIQRKNSGGKLEDTGSFILTFNLSYLPRTIDCGFYNCTVRMYVPNPMRCTVCLRFGHKKDSCKSNRICAACADLFHDKTPCQHPTTCVNCRGEHNALSRTCPIYQDELEIQSIRVTDRVTMREARNKRRQQVPLSALTAPFQRSFAAVARNPPRREERTKTDASQQRPETSNEQHVNTQVTQQPNETSGNSTNEDDRLHPVDHHSLRENVPPRAEKALVPLPPVFEENKINTTSESPDPVSSQFDQDYRPLIKSNIKSKRDSERWKNLIRGPQEKLGIFNGSTVKPCQGNEDPNQAKVAEMPRRKWKVGKGSGTNWRARRSDGGMFSQ